A single window of Crassostrea angulata isolate pt1a10 chromosome 8, ASM2561291v2, whole genome shotgun sequence DNA harbors:
- the LOC128160514 gene encoding uncharacterized protein LOC128160514 produces the protein MDFMCLVISILLFSWCRECQSFFKSSATENNCHGDFVSETYTLSSLKKRIQTENKEKLAKMWNCLDSNEEPCSINVTKRDGIARFCYTDMCFKLKQSRNNSKVKNQIRIEMCIREKECHAYVKKNYFTGLINQELPCSITQSESNFARDTRKNIIRGTHTVHQDQRLLFILLVAWCSDCRTDKRSNSDVRDQEKNNLVLNKILEDKIPSNDLWTCLNNGTCPMTVRKSHSNSCLCTSDLCATTECYVTDKKSTFAIQCKIETESKYSEVCKTYPMIEKFTGKRIET, from the exons A tggattttaTGTGCCTTGTTATCtccattttacttttttcttggTGCAGGGAATGTCAGAGCTTTTTCAAAAGcag TGCAACAGAAAACAATTGCCATGGAGATTTTGTATCAGAAACCTACACCTTATCTTCACTCAAAAAGAGGATCCAAACAGAAAACA AAGAAAAACTTGCTAAGATGTGGAACTGTCTTGATTCAAATGAAGAACCATGCTCcataaatgtaacaaaaagaGATGGAATAGCACGTTTCTGTTACACAGATATGTGTTTTAAACTCAAACAAA gTAGAAACAACTCTAAAGtgaaaaatcaaattagaaTTG aAATGTGCATCAGAGAAAAAGAATGTCAtgcatatgtaaaaaagaattattttactGGACTGATAAATCAGGAGCTTCCGTGTTCAATTACGCAATCGGAATCAAACTTTGCACGTGAcacaagaaaaaatatcattagaGGTACTCATACAG TGCATCAAGATCAACGTCTTCTCTTTATTTTACTTGTTGCTTGGTGTTCGGATTGCCGTACAGATAAGAG atcAAACTCTGATGTTAGAGACCAAGAAAAGAACAATTTAGTACTAAATAAAATTCTCGAAGACA AAATACCATCAAATGATTTGTGGACATGTTTAAACAATGGAACATGCCCGATGACTGTTAGAAAAAGTCACAGTAACTCATGTTTGTGTACTAGTGATCTATGTGCAACCACTGAATGTTATGTCACAGACAAAAAGAGTACGTTTGCAATTCAGTGTAAAATTGAGACGGAATCGAAATACTCTGAGGTTTGTAAAACATACCCCATGATCGAGAAATTCACAGGTAAGAGGATCGAAACATAA